One region of Thunnus thynnus chromosome 14, fThuThy2.1, whole genome shotgun sequence genomic DNA includes:
- the cox5b2 gene encoding cytochrome c oxidase subunit 5B2, translating to MAGRFLLRACSTTLRLRSHVAATRSHRAMGTLKGIPTDDEQATGLERRTLQAFKQGKDPYSILKPKQHAGTKEDPHIVPCIGTKRLVGCLCEEDNTAIVWFWLHEGAGERCPSCGSHYKLVHHELPH from the exons ATGGCAGGACGGTTTCTCCTTCGAGCTTGTTCAACAACATTGCGGCTGAGGAGCCATGTGGCGGCTACACGGTCACACCGTGCCATGGGCACCCTGAAAG GAATACCAACAGATGACGAACAGGCCACTGGACTGGAGCGACGTACCCTGCAGGCCTTTAAACAGGGAAAG GATCCCTACAGCATTCTGAAGCCGAAGCAGCATGCTGGAACCAAGGAAGACCCTCACATTGTGCCGTGCATTGGAACCAAGAGGCTGGTGGGCTGTCTCT GCGAGGAAGACAACACAGCTATAGTGTGGTTCTGGCTTCATGAGGGAGCCGGCGAGCGCTGTCCTTCCTGTGGTTCCCACTATAAGTTGGTCCACCACGAGCTGCCCCATTGA
- the herc4 gene encoding probable E3 ubiquitin-protein ligase HERC4 has protein sequence MLCWGNASYGQLGLGGIDEEIVVEPRKCEFFHGKQVCDVGCGRRHTAFLLEDGTVYTCGCNDLGQLGHEKCRKKPEQVVALDAQIIVAVSCGESHTLALNDKGQVFSWGLGSDGQLGLNNFEECVRVPRNIKTLSDVQIAQVACGHWHSHALSRGGQVFSWGQNRYGQLGLGMNGQSISTPQIVQSLQGIPFAQISAGGAHSFALTLSGAVFGWGCNKFGQLGLNDRNDRCFPALLKSLRSQRVIYISCGEDHTAALTKEGGVFTFGAGGYGQLGHNSTNHEINPRKVFELMGNVVTQIACGRQHTLAFTPSCGKMDSFGLGGNGQLGTRSTCNRKSPAPVKGPWVASSSQTETDMQQSCCVKRIYAGGDQSFAHYCTANNLQNMDDVRIRDPNRGLCTLNEDIIQKWLHHSPGRLPLEVSNEIDHVFSSASCLNGSFLSTSHPDHYSTSSKYSGIDMNMARLLLHRVIQQDHPEITQQIAASLEKNLIPRLSNSPPDIEALRLYLTLPECPLFSDRKNYVTIAIQFAKSLISLKEAPLKVLGNWWSTFEPPFFQRLVELYKEVVVYLLQMHKVGIPSVEQRIFTCFLDTSFRLLEILHTVSERAGHIIQYDKFYIHELDDLIDIRNDYVTWIQRQMYPMGHDGVVTLCRYPFVFDAQAKTTLLQTDAVIQMQMAVDQAQMQNFSSMFLPAVESVNPCLILIVRRENIVGDTMEVLRKSKNVDYKKPLKVIFVGEEAVDAGGVRKEFFLLIMKELLDPKYGMFRYHEESRLIWFSNKTFEDIDLFNLIGVICGLAIYNLTIVELNFPVALYKKLLKRKPTLDDLKELMPDVGRSLQQLLDYTEDDLEETFCLNFTITEENYGATEVLELVPNGEDINVNKSNRQDFVNAYVDYIFNTSVAPLFECFYAGFHKVCGGKVLELFQPNELQAMVIGNTNYDWTELEKSTEYKGEYWTDHPTIRLFWEVFHNLPLEKKKQFLLFLTGSDRIPILGMKSLKLVIQPTGGGEHYLPVAHTCFNLMDLPKYTSLETLREKLLQAIDHNQGFNLA, from the exons ATGCTGTGTTGGGGCAATGCTTCCTACGGACAGCTGGGCTTGGGTGGGATTGATGAAGAGATTGTGGTTGAGCCACGAAAATGTGAGTTCTTCCACGGGAAGCAAGTGTGTGATGTGGGGTGTGGCCGCAGACACACCGCCTTCCTGCTGGAGGATGGGACAGTATACACCTGTGGCTGCAACGACCTGGGGCAGCTGGGACATGAGAAGTGCAGAAAGAAACCAG aACAGGTTGTGGCTCTGGATGCACAGATCATAGTGGCGGTGTCATGTGGAGAGTCCCATACACTCGCCCTGAATGACAAAGGGCAGGTTTTCTCATGGGGTCTGGGCTCAGATGGGCAGCTGGGCCTAAATAACTTTGAAGAATGTGTTCGTGTGCCTAG AAACATCAAGACATTGTCAGATGTTCAAATTGCTCAGGTAGCCTGTGGGCACTGGCACTCCCATGCACTTTCAAGAG GGGGCCAGGTCTTCTCCTGGGGCCAGAATCGATACGGACAACTTGGGCTGGGGATGAATGGACAGAGCATATCCACACCCCAAATCGTACAGTCTCTGCAGGGCATTCCTTTTGCTCAGATATCGGCGGGTGGCGCTCACAGCTTTGCCCTCACTCTCTCAGGAGCCGTGTTTGGTTGGGGGTGCAACAAATTTGGTCAGCTGGGTCTCAATGACCGCAATG ATCGGTGTTTCCCGGCACTGCTGAAGTCACTTAGATCGCAGAGAGTGATTTACATCTCCTGTGGAGAAGATCACACGGCAGCACTGACCAAG GAAGGAGGTGTGTTTACATTTGGAGCAGGAGGATACGGACAGCTTGGACATAACTCTACAAACCATGAAATCAACCCTAGGAAAGTGTTTGagctcatgggaaatgtagtcacGCAGATTGCATGTGGAAG GCAGCACACTTTGGCCTTCACGCCCTCATGTGGAAAGATGGACTCATTTGGGCTTGGAGGTAATGGGCAACTCGGTACACGCTCTACTTGCAACAGAAAAAGCCCCGCCCCTGTTAAAGGCCCCTGGGTAGCCTCCAGTTCTCAAacagagacag ACATGCAACAGAGCTGTTGTGTCAAGAGGATTTATGCTGGAGGAGACCAGAGCTTTGCTCACTATTGCACTGCCAAT AACCTACAGAACATGGATGATGTGAGGATACGAGACCCCAACAGAGGACTTTGCACCTTGAATGAGGATATCATACAAAAATGGCTGCATCACTCACCAGGAAGACTCCCACTAGAAGTCTCCAA TGAGATTGACCACGTGTTCTCCTCAGCAAGCTGCCTCAATGGATCGTTTCTGTCTACGAG TCATCCAGATCACTACAGTACCAGCAGTAAATATTCAGGGATTGATATGAACATGGCTCGTCTCCTGCTTCACAGAGTGATTCAGCAAGATCACCCAGAGATCACTCAGCAG ATTGCTGCAAGTCTGGAGAAGAACCTGATTCCCAGATTAAGCAACTCTCCTCCAGACATTGAAGCCCTAAGACTCTACCTCACTCTCCCTGAATGTCCTCTCTTCAGTGACAGAAAAAATTACGTGACCATCGCTATCCAATTTGCCAAATCACTCATCAGCCTGAAAGAAGCTCCACTGAAGGTGCTAG GAAACTGGTGGTCCACATTTGAACCCCCATTCTTCCAGCGGCTGGTCGAGTTGTACAAGGAGGTGGTGGTGTATCTGCTCCAGATGCACAAGGTGGGCATTCCATCAGTAGAGCAGAGAATTTTCACCTGTTTCCTGGACACATCCTTCCGACTCTTGGAGATCCTGCACACG GTGAGTGAGAGAGCAGGACACATCATACAGTACGATAAATTCTACATCCATGAACTGGATGACCTGATAGACATCAGAAATGACTACGTCACATGGATTCAGAGGCAAATGTACCCAATG GGTCATGATGGTGTGGTGACTCTGTGCAGGTATCCCTTTGTTTTTGATGCCCAAGCAAAGACCACACTACTTCAGACTGATGCTGTCATACAAATGCAG ATGGCTGTGGACCAGGCACAGATGCAAAACTTCAGCTCCATGTTCCTGCCCGCTGTGGAATCTGTAAATCCATGCCTCATCCTCATCGTCCGGAGGGAAAATATTGTTGGAGACACCATGGAAGTCCTCAGGAAGTCCAAGAATGTTGACTACAAGAAACCACTCAAG GTGATATTTGTCGGAGAAGAGGCGGTTGATGCGGGAGGCGTGAGAAAGGAATTCTTCCTCCTGATCATGAAAGAGCTGCTGGATCCCAAATATGGGATGTTTCGTTACCACGAGGAGTCCAGGCTCATCTGGTTTTCAAACAAG ACTTTTGAGGACATTGACTTGTTCAACCTCATCGGTGTCATCTGTGGTCTGGCCATCTACAATCTCACAATAGTGGAGCTCAACTTCCCGGTGGCCCTTTACAAGAAGCTCCTGAAGAGGAAGCCGACCTTAGATGACCTGAAAGAGTTAATGCCAGATGTGGGAAG GAGTCTGCAGCAGTTACTGGACTACACAGAAGATGACCTTGAGGAAACCTTTTGCTTGAACTTCACA ATCACAGAAGAAAACTATGGTGCCACAGAGGTTTTGGAACTAGTGCCTAATGGTGAAGACATCAATGTTAACAAATCAAACAG gCAAGACTTTGTCAATGCATACGTAGACTACATTTTCAACACATCAGTGGCTCCACTGTTTGAGTGCTTCTATGCAGGCTTTCACAAGGTGTGCGGTGGGAAAGTTCTGGAGCTGTTCCAGCCGAACGAACTGCAGGCCATGGTCATTGGCAACACCAACTACGACTGGACAGAGCTTGAAAAG agtACTGAATATAAAGGGGAGTACTGGACTGACCACCCCACCATCAGGCTCTTCTGGGAAGTGTTCCACAATCTTCCtttagaaaagaagaaacagtttCTCT TGTTCCTCACGGGAAGTGATCGCATACCCATCTTGGGCATGAAAAGCCTGAAACTGGTAATCCAGCCCACTGGTGGAGGGGAGCATTACTTACCTGTTGCACACACCTGCTTCAACCTGATGGACTTGCCCAAGTACACGAGTCTAGAAACACTCCGCGAGAAGCTTCTACAAGCTATAGATCACAATCAAGGCTTTAATCTTGCGTGA